One Streptomyces sp. NBC_01237 genomic region harbors:
- a CDS encoding GOLPH3/VPS74 family protein — translation MGRSRRTIPEELLLLALDPTTGTTAQPQSLDLGLAGAQLVELALAGRIAPDGDRIAVVMPRPTGDPTLDSALELLRRRGSPVRAVHWIGGPRLGLRQIYLAHLERCGMVHAVAGQMCGVLPTTRYQATDTAISRDIRARLDSAIRTGVPPDPRTAALAALAHAVGLGKHLYPGNEGRSSRSRLRDLIRHDPMGGLVAHAVMDVQNGVAVQPRRNQQAAGVPLQPQAQSRRGTMAQTAAH, via the coding sequence ATGGGCAGGAGCCGCAGAACAATTCCGGAGGAGCTTCTGCTGCTCGCTCTGGACCCGACCACGGGTACCACAGCGCAGCCGCAGTCGCTCGACCTCGGCCTGGCCGGGGCACAGCTAGTAGAGCTGGCTCTGGCAGGACGGATAGCCCCTGACGGGGATCGTATCGCCGTGGTGATGCCACGGCCGACAGGAGATCCGACTCTGGACTCCGCACTGGAACTGCTGCGCCGTCGCGGCAGCCCGGTCCGGGCCGTCCACTGGATCGGCGGACCCCGGCTGGGGCTGCGCCAGATCTACCTCGCTCATCTGGAGCGGTGCGGCATGGTGCATGCCGTGGCGGGCCAGATGTGCGGAGTGCTGCCGACGACTCGCTACCAGGCGACGGACACGGCAATCAGCCGGGACATCAGAGCCCGGCTGGACAGTGCGATCCGCACCGGCGTACCGCCGGACCCGCGGACCGCGGCGCTCGCCGCACTGGCCCACGCGGTCGGACTCGGCAAGCACCTGTACCCCGGGAACGAGGGGCGTTCATCGCGCTCCCGGCTCCGGGATCTGATCAGGCACGACCCGATGGGCGGCCTCGTGGCGCATGCCGTGATGGACGTCCAGAACGGGGTGGCCGTCCAGCCACGCCGTAACCAGCAGGCAGCGGGGGTGCCGTTGCAACCGCAAGCGCAGTCGCGCCGCGGCACCATGGCACAGACCGCCGCACACTGA
- a CDS encoding helix-turn-helix domain-containing protein, with amino-acid sequence MPSHVNPTVRRRRLGQELRRLRELKGMTAEEVAERLLVSQSKISRLENGRRSISQRDVRDLCGVYEVEDHRIVDSLMQMAKDSRQQGWWHAFGDIPYSVYIGLETDAESLRVYEPQVIPGLLQTRAYAEALINGALPETPPTDIEKRVNVRARRQDRVNAPEQPLRLWAVIDESALMRAVGGKQVMREQLEHLIEQSQLPHVTVQVLPFDMGAHPGINGQYAILEFPDAADSSVVYIEGVTSDLYLEKANDVQRYSVMYEHLRAQSLNVEQTRQFISEIAKRYTN; translated from the coding sequence GTGCCGTCCCATGTCAATCCCACTGTCAGGCGACGCCGATTGGGCCAGGAACTGCGCCGCCTGCGCGAGCTCAAGGGCATGACCGCCGAGGAGGTGGCGGAGCGGCTGCTGGTCTCGCAGTCGAAGATCAGCCGACTGGAGAACGGCCGCCGCTCCATCAGCCAGCGCGACGTCCGCGATCTGTGCGGGGTGTACGAGGTCGAGGACCACCGGATCGTCGACTCGCTGATGCAGATGGCCAAGGACTCCCGCCAGCAGGGCTGGTGGCACGCCTTCGGCGATATTCCGTACAGCGTCTACATCGGTCTGGAGACCGACGCGGAGTCGCTGCGCGTCTACGAACCGCAGGTCATCCCGGGACTGTTGCAGACGCGGGCGTACGCCGAGGCGCTGATCAACGGCGCGCTGCCGGAGACACCGCCGACCGACATCGAGAAGCGGGTCAACGTACGCGCCCGTCGCCAGGACCGGGTCAACGCGCCCGAGCAACCGCTGCGGCTGTGGGCCGTGATCGACGAGTCGGCGCTGATGCGGGCGGTCGGCGGCAAGCAGGTGATGCGGGAGCAGCTGGAGCACCTCATCGAGCAGTCGCAGCTGCCCCATGTGACCGTGCAGGTACTGCCGTTCGACATGGGAGCGCACCCGGGCATCAACGGGCAGTACGCGATTCTGGAGTTCCCGGACGCCGCCGACTCCAGCGTCGTCTACATCGAAGGCGTCACCAGCGATCTCTATCTGGAGAAAGCGAACGATGTGCAGCGATACAGCGTCATGTACGAGCACCTGCGGGCGCAGTCGCTGAATGTGGAACAGACCCGGCAGTTCATCAGCGAGATCGCCAAGCGGTACACCAACTGA
- a CDS encoding DUF397 domain-containing protein, with protein sequence MAILQGATEMWTKSSYSGGNGACVEVKSPVALSIAVRDSKAPEGPSITFVPGAWNAFVRDVAEGVINA encoded by the coding sequence ATGGCTATTCTTCAGGGTGCTACGGAAATGTGGACGAAGTCTTCTTACTCCGGGGGCAACGGCGCGTGCGTCGAGGTCAAGTCCCCGGTCGCTCTGTCCATCGCCGTGCGTGACTCGAAGGCTCCCGAGGGCCCGTCGATCACCTTCGTGCCCGGCGCCTGGAACGCGTTCGTGCGCGATGTCGCCGAAGGCGTCATCAACGCCTGA
- a CDS encoding SDR family oxidoreductase — protein sequence MLLAGKTVIVSGVGAGLGHQIAATVVRDGGNAVLGARTEANLAKSAAEIDPEGRHTALLPTDITDEAQCEALAARAVERFGRVDAVVHVAAWDSYFGGLEDADFATWQSVIDVNLLGTLRMTRACLPALKERGGSVVVIGTQSAVAAPSQVWQAAYAASKGALTSAMYSMARELGPHRIRVNTVLPGWMWGPPVQAYVQFTAHTEGVPEAEVLARLTERMALPELATDEDVAQAAAFLASDRARAITGQSLLVNAGELMR from the coding sequence ATGTTGCTCGCGGGGAAGACCGTCATCGTGTCGGGCGTCGGGGCCGGGCTCGGGCATCAGATCGCGGCGACCGTCGTACGGGACGGGGGCAACGCGGTCCTCGGGGCGCGCACGGAGGCGAATCTCGCCAAGTCGGCCGCCGAGATCGACCCGGAGGGCCGGCACACCGCGCTCCTGCCGACCGACATCACGGACGAGGCGCAGTGCGAGGCGCTGGCCGCACGGGCGGTGGAGCGGTTCGGACGGGTCGACGCGGTGGTCCATGTGGCCGCCTGGGACAGCTACTTCGGCGGCCTGGAGGATGCCGACTTCGCCACCTGGCAGTCGGTCATCGACGTCAACCTGCTCGGTACGCTGCGGATGACCCGGGCCTGTCTGCCCGCGCTCAAGGAGCGGGGCGGCTCGGTGGTCGTCATCGGCACCCAGTCCGCGGTGGCCGCCCCCTCGCAGGTGTGGCAGGCGGCGTACGCGGCGTCCAAGGGGGCGCTGACGTCGGCGATGTACTCGATGGCACGGGAGCTGGGGCCGCACCGGATCCGGGTGAACACGGTGCTGCCCGGCTGGATGTGGGGGCCGCCGGTGCAGGCGTACGTCCAGTTCACCGCGCACACCGAGGGCGTACCGGAGGCCGAGGTGCTGGCCCGGCTCACCGAGCGGATGGCGCTGCCCGAACTGGCCACGGACGAGGACGTGGCCCAGGCGGCCGCGTTCCTGGCCTCGGACCGGGCGCGGGCGATCACCGGGCAGTCACTGCTGGTCAACGCTGGCGAACTGATGCGCTGA
- a CDS encoding sodium:solute symporter family protein, with the protein MNSLDWAVLIGYFGVMVAIGLWSHKRVDNVSDFFTAGGRMPWWLSGISHHMSGYSAVMFTGYAGIAYQYGVTSFVTWSLPIAIGIGIGAKLFAPRLNRLRSRLHVASPLEYLKNRYNIQTQQALAWSGLLLKIVDVGAKWAAIATLLSVFTGISLTQGIFITGAITAVYCTVGGLWADALTELGQFIIQLFAGLAMLIIAMNELGGLSSLWTVWDKLPEGHTDPTAGPYTATFLLAYLFIKTFEYNGGMWNQAQRYMATDSARSATRSARLSAILWLVWPVVLFFPMWVAPLLVEAKKPDASDSYALMTEQLLPHGLLGLVVVGFFSHTMAMCSSDANAIAAVFTRDIAPVFSKAARAWDNRSGLLAARLSTLAFLGLSMALATQINSPTFKDIISVVIKWVAGLMGPIAIPFMLGLLRTFRRSGPTAALTSWAAGLLAFYLTNYNFDGSVKTDVALQYQVALPLAISLVLYVVIGFLKPEDTPERDAIIDRVNWGDGDEDGPAPASGAAIPAQGGPSGSPVPDATKD; encoded by the coding sequence ATGAACAGTCTCGACTGGGCCGTGCTCATCGGATACTTCGGTGTGATGGTCGCGATCGGACTCTGGTCGCACAAGCGCGTGGACAACGTCAGCGACTTCTTCACGGCCGGCGGCAGGATGCCGTGGTGGCTGTCGGGCATCTCGCACCACATGTCCGGCTACAGCGCGGTGATGTTCACCGGCTACGCCGGAATCGCCTACCAGTACGGCGTCACGTCCTTCGTGACCTGGTCGCTGCCGATCGCCATCGGCATCGGTATCGGCGCCAAGCTCTTCGCCCCCCGGCTCAACCGGCTGCGCTCGCGCCTGCACGTCGCCTCCCCGCTCGAATACCTGAAGAACCGCTACAACATCCAGACCCAGCAGGCGCTGGCCTGGTCCGGTCTGCTGCTGAAGATCGTGGACGTCGGCGCCAAGTGGGCGGCCATCGCCACCCTGCTCTCCGTCTTCACGGGGATCTCGCTCACCCAGGGCATCTTCATCACCGGTGCCATCACGGCCGTCTACTGCACGGTCGGCGGTCTGTGGGCCGACGCGCTCACCGAGCTGGGGCAGTTCATCATCCAGCTGTTCGCGGGGCTGGCCATGCTGATCATCGCCATGAACGAGCTGGGTGGCCTCAGTTCACTGTGGACCGTCTGGGACAAGCTGCCCGAGGGGCACACCGACCCGACCGCGGGCCCGTACACGGCGACCTTCCTGCTGGCGTACCTGTTCATCAAGACCTTCGAGTACAACGGCGGCATGTGGAACCAGGCGCAGCGCTACATGGCCACGGACTCCGCCCGCTCCGCCACCCGTTCGGCCCGGCTCTCCGCGATCCTCTGGCTGGTCTGGCCGGTCGTGCTGTTCTTCCCGATGTGGGTGGCCCCGCTGCTCGTCGAGGCGAAGAAGCCGGACGCCTCGGACAGCTACGCGCTGATGACCGAGCAGCTGCTGCCGCACGGTCTGCTGGGCCTGGTCGTCGTCGGCTTCTTCTCGCACACGATGGCCATGTGCTCCTCGGACGCCAACGCCATCGCGGCGGTCTTCACCCGGGACATCGCGCCGGTCTTCTCCAAGGCGGCCCGCGCCTGGGACAACCGCAGCGGCCTGCTGGCGGCACGGCTGTCCACGCTGGCCTTCCTCGGCCTGTCGATGGCACTGGCGACACAGATCAACTCGCCGACGTTCAAGGACATCATCTCGGTCGTCATCAAATGGGTGGCCGGTCTGATGGGCCCGATCGCGATCCCGTTCATGCTGGGGCTGCTGCGCACGTTCCGCAGGTCGGGGCCGACGGCGGCGCTGACCAGCTGGGCGGCGGGTCTGCTCGCGTTCTACCTCACCAACTACAACTTCGACGGTTCGGTGAAGACGGACGTGGCGCTCCAGTACCAGGTGGCGCTGCCGCTGGCGATCTCGCTGGTTCTCTACGTCGTCATCGGCTTCCTCAAGCCGGAGGACACCCCGGAGCGCGACGCGATCATCGACAGGGTCAACTGGGGAGACGGCGACGAGGACGGTCCGGCCCCGGCGTCCGGGGCGGCGATTCCCGCGCAGGGGGGTCCCTCCGGCTCACCGGTTCCCGACGCCACGAAGGACTGA
- a CDS encoding ADP-ribosylglycohydrolase family protein: MSTGTTAVWGRAEQQDFRSRVRGALLGGAIGDALGAGVTGLTLEEIREAHGAEGVADFLPAHGRRGTVTAVTQLTMFTVDGLIRAQVRRDTGAWHPPTDVHRAYLRWAATQRDWGPDERRKDNGWLAAEEWLYARRAPARECLNGFGDTVMGTLDQPKNPTARDAAALTRSAPFGLLVGWEPQLVLQLAIECAAQTHGHPTAQLAAGAFGVLAHGLARGETLDGSVQHALVLLAERTGHEPVTEALQQALGSVRQGIPGPALIEALGDTDSAEEVLAVAVYCALVGEDIRHGLRLAVNHGGPSRATGAVCGALLGALHGETALPPAWLSELEGRATLLELADDFAMEMTQGPALHSPTAVAPGWLARYPRG, encoded by the coding sequence GTGAGCACAGGGACCACGGCTGTCTGGGGCCGGGCCGAACAGCAGGACTTCCGCAGCCGGGTACGCGGCGCCCTGCTCGGCGGGGCGATCGGGGACGCGCTCGGGGCGGGCGTCACCGGGCTCACCCTGGAGGAGATCCGCGAGGCCCACGGCGCCGAAGGAGTGGCCGACTTCCTCCCGGCGCACGGCAGACGCGGCACCGTCACCGCCGTCACCCAGCTCACCATGTTCACCGTCGACGGGCTGATCCGCGCCCAGGTCCGCCGCGACACCGGGGCCTGGCACCCGCCCACCGACGTGCACCGGGCCTACCTGCGCTGGGCCGCCACCCAGCGCGACTGGGGGCCCGACGAGCGCCGCAAGGACAACGGCTGGCTGGCGGCGGAGGAGTGGCTGTACGCCCGCCGCGCGCCCGCCCGGGAATGTCTCAACGGCTTCGGCGACACCGTCATGGGCACCCTCGACCAGCCCAAGAACCCCACCGCCCGGGACGCCGCCGCGCTCACCCGGTCCGCGCCGTTCGGGCTGCTGGTGGGCTGGGAGCCGCAGCTCGTCCTCCAACTGGCCATCGAGTGCGCGGCACAGACCCATGGCCACCCGACCGCCCAGCTCGCCGCCGGGGCCTTCGGTGTCCTCGCGCACGGGCTGGCCCGCGGCGAGACCCTGGACGGTTCCGTTCAGCACGCCCTGGTCCTGCTCGCGGAACGCACGGGCCACGAGCCGGTCACCGAAGCCCTTCAGCAGGCCCTCGGCTCCGTACGCCAGGGAATTCCGGGCCCGGCCCTGATCGAGGCGCTCGGGGACACGGACTCCGCCGAGGAGGTCCTCGCGGTGGCCGTCTACTGCGCGCTGGTCGGCGAGGACATCCGGCACGGACTGCGGCTCGCCGTGAACCACGGCGGTCCCTCGCGGGCCACCGGGGCGGTCTGCGGGGCCCTGCTCGGTGCGCTGCACGGCGAGACCGCGCTGCCACCCGCCTGGCTGTCCGAACTGGAGGGGCGCGCCACGCTCCTCGAACTCGCCGACGACTTCGCGATGGAGATGACCCAGGGGCCGGCCCTGCACAGCCCGACCGCGGTCGCCCCCGGCTGGCTGGCCCGCTACCCGCGCGGCTGA
- a CDS encoding tetratricopeptide repeat protein, which translates to MTAAGPRRLSLQQIVEEQRRAAFVGRAGELDLFRQNFAVPPEDPRHRFVFHVRGNAGVGKTSLVREWRRAARGCGALTASVDESAESVPEVLALIAGQFAAQGHPLKSLDRLLTTYQRRLHEAAAQDTAGGEPADGDPSPGALAAAQAGLIAAGTLPVVGALVGGIDPAVVARGAGGLRAVFGGRSRQQDDARLLAEPVRVLTPVFVAELERVADTVPWIVLFLDTYERTAPLLDGWLTDLLTPGRYGELPANLVLTLAGQRRLDSVRWADHARLIADVPLAPFTERETRQLLTGRGVVEETVVREVLRLSGGLPVLVSTLAANPGAVGDASASAVERFLAGESDPDRRAAALACALPRRFDEDLVAVVVPQGAPGAYAWLHELPFVAERHTGRARYHDVVRAPMLRLQRTTSPQKWTEAHDRLAGAFTARRDAAAEGIDPDRLWSEEPWRDAALDALYHRLCARPRTALPDALRAGTAACHQDPLAARHWARTLAEAGEDADSAVLRDWGRDLLTALTDHGPRATAALGLLLTRAELDDTDRASALVARAWDRFRAREFDAALTDYGRALVLDPRSARAHQGRAVALRALGQHEAALADLDRAEEIAPDWAWAVRERGETYRRMGRLDEALPVLDRAHALDPGDALTLGSRGLVRQRLGRPEDALDDFDRALALWPEYIWGLVRRARVRTSLGDTVGALADLDRAGELAPRAAGTEGERGEVYRALGRYAEAVESYGRALELDPEYAWAHGSRALAHEALGEPGRALADLDRALEINPEYTWARNQRERLAAAVRGS; encoded by the coding sequence ATGACCGCCGCCGGCCCGCGCCGCCTGTCCCTTCAGCAGATCGTCGAGGAACAACGCCGTGCCGCCTTCGTCGGGCGTGCCGGTGAACTCGACCTGTTCCGGCAGAACTTCGCCGTGCCCCCGGAGGATCCGCGCCACCGGTTCGTGTTCCATGTGCGCGGCAACGCGGGGGTCGGCAAGACGTCTCTCGTACGGGAATGGCGCCGGGCCGCCAGAGGGTGCGGGGCGCTCACCGCGTCGGTCGACGAGAGCGCCGAGTCCGTGCCCGAGGTGCTGGCCCTGATCGCCGGGCAGTTCGCCGCGCAGGGGCACCCGCTCAAGTCGCTGGACCGGCTGCTGACCACGTATCAGCGGCGGCTCCACGAGGCCGCCGCCCAGGACACGGCGGGCGGGGAGCCGGCGGACGGTGATCCCTCGCCCGGCGCGCTGGCCGCCGCGCAGGCCGGGCTGATCGCGGCGGGGACGCTGCCGGTGGTGGGGGCGCTGGTCGGCGGGATCGACCCGGCGGTGGTGGCGCGTGGCGCGGGCGGCCTGCGGGCCGTGTTCGGCGGCCGGTCGCGGCAGCAGGACGACGCCCGGCTGCTGGCGGAACCCGTACGGGTCCTCACCCCCGTGTTCGTCGCCGAGCTGGAACGCGTCGCGGACACCGTGCCGTGGATCGTGCTCTTCCTCGACACGTACGAGCGCACCGCCCCGCTGCTCGACGGGTGGCTGACCGACCTGCTCACGCCCGGCCGGTACGGCGAACTCCCCGCGAACCTCGTCCTCACCCTGGCCGGGCAGCGCCGCCTCGATTCCGTCCGCTGGGCCGACCACGCCCGGCTGATCGCGGACGTCCCGCTGGCCCCGTTCACCGAGCGGGAGACGCGCCAACTCCTCACCGGACGAGGGGTCGTGGAGGAGACCGTCGTACGGGAGGTGCTCCGGCTCTCCGGCGGGCTGCCGGTCCTCGTCTCCACGCTGGCCGCGAACCCGGGGGCGGTCGGCGACGCCAGTGCGAGCGCCGTCGAGCGCTTCCTGGCGGGGGAGAGCGACCCGGACCGCCGCGCCGCCGCGCTCGCGTGCGCCCTGCCCCGGCGCTTCGACGAGGACCTGGTGGCCGTGGTGGTGCCGCAGGGGGCGCCGGGGGCGTACGCATGGCTGCACGAGCTGCCGTTCGTCGCCGAGCGGCACACCGGACGGGCCCGCTACCACGATGTCGTCCGCGCCCCGATGCTCCGGCTCCAGCGCACCACCTCCCCGCAGAAGTGGACCGAGGCCCACGACCGCCTCGCCGGGGCCTTCACCGCCCGCCGGGACGCGGCGGCCGAGGGGATCGACCCGGACCGGCTCTGGTCCGAGGAGCCCTGGCGCGACGCGGCACTCGACGCGCTGTACCACCGGCTCTGCGCCCGCCCCCGCACCGCGCTCCCCGACGCCCTGCGCGCCGGGACCGCCGCCTGCCACCAGGACCCGCTCGCCGCCCGCCACTGGGCCCGCACCCTCGCGGAGGCGGGCGAGGACGCCGACAGCGCCGTACTGCGCGACTGGGGCCGGGACCTGCTGACCGCCCTCACCGACCACGGGCCCCGCGCCACCGCCGCCCTCGGGCTGCTGCTGACCCGGGCCGAACTGGACGACACCGACCGGGCGTCCGCCCTCGTGGCGCGGGCCTGGGACCGCTTCCGGGCCCGGGAGTTCGACGCGGCCCTCACCGACTACGGGCGAGCCCTCGTGCTGGACCCGCGCAGCGCCCGCGCCCACCAGGGACGGGCGGTCGCGCTGCGGGCGCTCGGGCAGCACGAGGCGGCGCTGGCCGACCTGGACCGGGCCGAGGAGATCGCGCCGGACTGGGCGTGGGCCGTGCGGGAGCGGGGCGAGACCTACCGGCGCATGGGGCGCCTCGACGAAGCCCTGCCCGTACTGGACCGGGCGCACGCCCTGGACCCCGGAGACGCGCTCACCCTCGGCAGCCGGGGTCTGGTCCGCCAGCGGCTCGGCCGGCCCGAGGACGCGCTCGACGACTTCGACCGCGCGCTCGCCCTGTGGCCGGAGTACATCTGGGGACTGGTCCGGCGGGCCCGCGTCCGGACGTCCCTCGGCGACACCGTCGGCGCCCTCGCCGACCTGGACCGCGCCGGGGAACTGGCACCCCGGGCGGCCGGGACGGAAGGGGAACGGGGCGAGGTCTACCGGGCGCTAGGCCGGTACGCGGAGGCCGTGGAGAGCTACGGGCGCGCCCTGGAACTGGACCCGGAATACGCCTGGGCCCACGGCAGCAGGGCCCTCGCCCACGAGGCGCTGGGCGAGCCCGGCCGGGCTCTGGCGGACCTGGACCGCGCGCTGGAGATCAACCCGGAATACACCTGGGCGCGCAACCAGCGTGAACGGTTGGCGGCGGCGGTGCGGGGGAGCTGA
- a CDS encoding MFS transporter, producing MPVPSPARTSDPLDPSDPSDPLGAPAPPDPSAPPGPPPPRATGAAPRTKAAAVVLVLGFVLLSFNTRVAFGQLGPLAPVAGFGTGALTLLGLLPPLCMGAFAPLASSVRRRFGEERGLFWASVLLLVGAVVRMLGLPGLLAGTVLVSIATAVVNVLIPVFVRSRFAPGRVGVMMGVYALSMGAGSALVAALMVPVWEASGHSWQTAIGVAVVPAALAAIGMAPHVRGNGTAATGRPGPSTRRHRSPVGRGGSGPVWSLTAFFGLQTLLFYTTLAWLPAILVDAGVAKGTAGGMQSLFILGVAVGGFLTPVLAAARTDQRPHLTGVILICAVGYAGLLLAPAAVPALWAIVLGTGLGGGQAVAGVLYVKRGKDHEHVAKLSTVAQTGGYLLAAAGPVTASVLHTVTGAWTVPLLVFVGVLALSLVASLRAGHDKR from the coding sequence GTGCCCGTTCCCTCTCCCGCCCGGACATCCGACCCCCTCGACCCCTCCGACCCCTCCGACCCCCTTGGCGCCCCCGCGCCCCCCGACCCCTCCGCGCCGCCCGGCCCGCCCCCGCCGCGGGCCACCGGCGCGGCACCCCGTACGAAGGCCGCGGCCGTGGTGCTGGTCCTCGGCTTCGTCCTCCTCAGCTTCAACACCCGCGTGGCGTTCGGCCAGCTCGGGCCGCTGGCCCCGGTGGCCGGGTTCGGGACCGGGGCGCTGACCCTGCTCGGGCTGCTCCCCCCGCTCTGCATGGGCGCGTTCGCCCCGCTCGCGTCGTCGGTCCGGCGCCGGTTCGGCGAGGAACGCGGCCTGTTCTGGGCAAGCGTCCTCCTGCTCGTCGGGGCGGTCGTCCGGATGCTCGGGCTGCCCGGTCTGCTCGCCGGCACCGTGCTCGTCAGCATTGCCACGGCCGTCGTGAACGTACTCATCCCGGTCTTCGTCCGCAGCCGGTTCGCCCCGGGCCGGGTCGGCGTCATGATGGGGGTCTACGCGCTGTCCATGGGCGCCGGTTCAGCCCTCGTCGCGGCGCTGATGGTGCCGGTCTGGGAGGCGTCGGGCCACTCCTGGCAGACCGCGATCGGCGTCGCCGTCGTCCCGGCGGCCCTCGCGGCCATCGGTATGGCCCCGCACGTACGCGGCAACGGCACCGCCGCGACCGGGCGTCCGGGGCCGTCGACGCGGCGGCACAGGAGCCCGGTGGGGCGCGGCGGAAGCGGGCCGGTGTGGAGCCTGACGGCGTTCTTCGGGCTTCAGACGCTGCTCTTCTACACCACGCTCGCCTGGCTGCCCGCGATCCTCGTGGACGCCGGGGTCGCCAAGGGGACGGCGGGGGGCATGCAGTCGCTGTTCATCCTCGGCGTCGCGGTCGGCGGCTTCCTCACACCGGTCCTGGCCGCCGCCCGGACCGATCAGCGCCCCCACCTGACAGGCGTCATCCTGATCTGCGCGGTCGGCTACGCCGGTCTGCTGCTCGCCCCGGCGGCCGTCCCCGCACTCTGGGCGATCGTCCTCGGCACCGGGCTCGGCGGCGGCCAGGCCGTGGCCGGGGTGCTCTACGTCAAGCGGGGCAAGGACCACGAGCACGTGGCGAAGCTGTCCACGGTGGCGCAGACCGGTGGCTATCTGCTCGCCGCCGCCGGACCGGTCACCGCGTCCGTACTGCACACCGTGACGGGGGCGTGGACCGTGCCCCTCCTCGTCTTCGTGGGCGTGCTCGCGCTGAGCCTGGTGGCGAGTCTGCGCGCCGGTCACGACAAGCGGTGA
- a CDS encoding MerR family transcriptional regulator, producing MKDLYSISEVAEAFGLTVATLRFYEERGLVRHSERRGRVRHYRREDLARLAYAQLWHDDGMLTLTETSAIVDSEQLDDRLALIAAQRDAMRERIEKLDRAVAVLTHMLGCRTDKALDCPMTGGYIRGRVDAALDGTPHTTDFWPEDRGPDH from the coding sequence GTGAAGGACCTGTACTCGATCAGCGAGGTCGCGGAGGCGTTCGGGCTGACGGTCGCGACCCTCCGGTTCTACGAGGAACGCGGACTCGTCCGGCACAGCGAGCGGCGCGGACGCGTCCGCCACTACCGCCGCGAGGACCTTGCCCGGCTCGCGTACGCCCAGCTCTGGCACGACGACGGCATGCTCACGCTCACGGAGACGAGCGCCATCGTGGACAGCGAACAGCTCGACGACCGGCTCGCGCTGATCGCCGCCCAGCGGGACGCGATGCGCGAACGGATCGAGAAGCTCGACCGTGCCGTCGCGGTGCTGACCCATATGCTCGGCTGTCGCACCGACAAGGCCCTGGACTGCCCGATGACCGGCGGCTACATCCGGGGCCGGGTGGACGCGGCCCTCGACGGCACCCCGCACACCACCGACTTCTGGCCGGAGGACCGGGGACCGGACCACTAG
- a CDS encoding MarR family winged helix-turn-helix transcriptional regulator, which yields MEEQPAADQVARVQAEWRRERPDLDVSPQAVIGRLHRVARALTQELCVVYARYGLSEGEFDVLAALRRAGAPFERAPGLLAAHTMVTTGAMTKRIDRLQRAGLVTRRTSDADGRGRVVALTDAGRELIDQAYTEHIHNEHRLLAELTPREAAGLETLLTAWLARIEPARRSPGL from the coding sequence ATGGAAGAGCAGCCGGCAGCCGATCAGGTGGCCCGTGTCCAGGCCGAGTGGCGGCGGGAGCGGCCGGATCTCGATGTGAGCCCGCAGGCCGTCATCGGCCGGCTCCATCGCGTCGCCCGCGCCCTCACCCAGGAACTCTGCGTCGTCTATGCCCGCTACGGCCTGAGCGAGGGCGAGTTCGACGTCCTGGCGGCGCTGCGCCGCGCGGGCGCACCCTTCGAGCGGGCCCCCGGTCTGCTGGCCGCCCACACGATGGTGACGACCGGTGCCATGACGAAACGGATCGACCGGCTGCAACGGGCGGGGCTGGTCACCCGCCGGACCAGCGATGCCGACGGACGCGGTCGCGTCGTCGCGCTCACCGACGCCGGACGCGAGCTCATCGACCAGGCATACACCGAGCACATCCACAACGAGCACCGCCTCCTGGCGGAACTGACCCCGCGGGAGGCCGCGGGCCTCGAAACGCTCCTGACGGCCTGGCTGGCCCGCATCGAACCCGCCCGCCGGTCACCCGGCCTCTAG